A segment of the Leclercia adecarboxylata genome:
CGCGTGTGAGGCCCTGGCGCCAGGTGTGGTGTTTATTAATGAGGACTGTTTCATTCACGATCCTGCCAACAGTCAGCAAATAAAGCACATCATTAATCAACATCCCGGCACGCTGTTTATTGTATTTATGGCAATTGCCAATCTTCATTTCGACGAATATTTACGGGTACGTCAGAATCTTCTGATTAGTTCGAAATCCATTAAGCCCGAGTCACTGGATGACCTGGTGGGGGATTATTTAAGCAAAGAGATAAAGAATGTAGCGGAATTTAATTTTCCGACTTTATCATTAAGCCGGACTGAATCCAGTATGCTGCGAATGTGGATGGCAGGACAGGGAACCATTCAGATATCCGATCAGATGAATATCAAAGCCAAGACCGTTTCGTCACAT
Coding sequences within it:
- the rcsA gene encoding transcriptional regulator RcsA — protein: MSTIIMDLCSYTRLGLTGYLASRGVKKKDINDVHNVDELAAACEALAPGVVFINEDCFIHDPANSQQIKHIINQHPGTLFIVFMAIANLHFDEYLRVRQNLLISSKSIKPESLDDLVGDYLSKEIKNVAEFNFPTLSLSRTESSMLRMWMAGQGTIQISDQMNIKAKTVSSHKGNIKRKIKTHNKQVIYHVVRLTDNVTNGIYVNLR